The genomic region AATCTCTGGGCGCGCGGCGCTGCCGTGGCCGTGGTCATGCTCATCGCCTCGGCGGTCGTGGTGCTGCCATACCTCCGCTCGCAGCTGCGCGCAGAGGCAAGGGGATGACCGCCCCTGGCGTCTCGGCTTCCACCGGCCGTCCCGCGCGGCGGCGCCCGAACCCCCGGCGCGTCCTCCTGTACGTGGTGCTCGGTGCTTTCGCCGTCCTCTTCCTCCTGCCCGCCTACGTCGCGGTCGTCGGGAGCCTCAAGTCGCTCCGCGAGGTGAACACCACCAGCATCTGGAGCCTGCCCGCGAGCTTCGATCTCCAGGCCTGGGTCGATGCGCTCCGACCGCCCCTCATCAACTCGGGCGGGATCGGGGCCGGCCTCTACAACAGCCTCGTGATGACGATCCCTGCCGTCGTCCTGTCGTCCGCCTGGGGCTCCATCAACGGCTTCGTGCTCAGCAAGTGGCGGTTCCGTGGCGCCGACACGTTGTTCGCCGTCCTGCTCTTCGGGATGTTCATCCCGTACCAGGCGATCCTCATCCCCCTGGTGAACCTGCTCCAGCAGCTGCACCTCTACGACTCGCTCGCCGGCCTGGCCATCACCCACATCGTCTACGGCATCCCGATCACCACCCTGATCTTC from Chloroflexota bacterium harbors:
- a CDS encoding carbohydrate ABC transporter permease: MTAPGVSASTGRPARRRPNPRRVLLYVVLGAFAVLFLLPAYVAVVGSLKSLREVNTTSIWSLPASFDLQAWVDALRPPLINSGGIGAGLYNSLVMTIPAVVLSSAWGSINGFVLSKWRFRGADTLFAVLLFGMFIPYQAILIPLVNLLQQLHLYDSLAGLAITHIVYGIPITTLIFRNYYASIPGDLVEAAKVDGAGIVSIYRRIILPLSVPGFVVVGIWQFTNIWNEFLFAVTLTSSPASQPVTVALQNLAGSFAALYNVQMAGAIMSALPTLAVYVLLSRYFIRGLLAGSLKG